The following coding sequences lie in one Niabella agricola genomic window:
- a CDS encoding RagB/SusD family nutrient uptake outer membrane protein, which produces MKNYIRITTITGLFLLATASCKKFVAVDPPGNELTTETVFSDSVNARHALTGIYIGMMEATLGFGSGGITLHAGLSADELKVTPDNPPAYEFFDNHIDPLNENNYALWFQAYELIYKANACIEGIEGSTGISGHAMNSLVAEAKTLRAFFYFNLVNLYGAVPLLTTTDYSTNKAAVRTEPALVYAQVEQDLRFARQYLEKDALQPGMVSYYAATALLAKVLLYQQQYDQARQMADEVITSGLFQLEANPAGVFTTGSQETIWALVPVVPGRETWEGYSFLPGAPDIVPPYIITDTLFNVFEPGDNRKEQWISVNIIDGIAYPYPYKYKNAESGIGTPEQYTVLRLAEQYLVRAEAAVQLGDLAAATADVNLVRQRAGLGDMPVGDKSMVLDAIARERRSELFCEWGNRWFDLKRTGKADAVLSGLKPGWAGTAKLFPIPQLELTADPNLVQNPGY; this is translated from the coding sequence ATGAAAAACTATATCAGAATAACAACAATAACAGGCCTTTTCCTATTGGCAACGGCCTCCTGCAAGAAATTTGTAGCAGTAGATCCCCCCGGAAACGAGCTGACCACGGAAACGGTGTTCAGCGATAGTGTAAACGCGAGGCATGCCCTTACCGGTATTTATATCGGCATGATGGAGGCAACGCTGGGTTTTGGCAGTGGTGGTATTACGCTGCATGCCGGGTTATCGGCCGATGAGCTCAAGGTAACGCCGGATAATCCGCCAGCTTATGAGTTCTTCGACAACCATATCGACCCGTTGAATGAAAACAATTATGCGCTATGGTTCCAGGCCTATGAGCTGATCTATAAAGCCAATGCCTGTATCGAGGGAATAGAAGGCAGCACCGGCATATCAGGGCATGCGATGAACAGCCTGGTCGCGGAAGCAAAGACCCTACGCGCCTTTTTTTATTTCAACCTGGTCAATCTTTACGGCGCAGTGCCCTTACTGACCACCACAGACTACAGTACCAACAAAGCTGCGGTAAGAACCGAGCCTGCGCTTGTGTATGCGCAGGTAGAACAAGATCTTCGGTTCGCCCGGCAGTACCTGGAAAAAGATGCGCTGCAACCGGGCATGGTATCGTATTATGCCGCTACCGCGCTGCTGGCAAAGGTGCTTCTATATCAACAGCAATATGATCAGGCGAGACAAATGGCGGATGAAGTAATAACAAGCGGACTGTTTCAGCTGGAAGCCAATCCCGCAGGTGTATTTACAACCGGTAGCCAGGAAACGATCTGGGCGCTCGTTCCTGTTGTGCCCGGCCGGGAGACCTGGGAGGGCTACAGCTTCTTACCTGGGGCACCGGATATCGTTCCGCCGTATATCATCACAGATACGCTCTTTAATGTCTTTGAGCCCGGAGACAACCGCAAAGAGCAGTGGATCAGCGTTAATATAATTGATGGTATTGCGTATCCCTATCCATATAAGTATAAGAACGCAGAATCAGGAATAGGGACACCGGAGCAGTACACGGTGCTCCGGCTTGCCGAACAGTACTTGGTAAGGGCAGAGGCGGCGGTGCAGCTGGGTGATCTGGCTGCTGCAACGGCCGATGTGAATCTTGTAAGACAGCGAGCAGGACTTGGCGATATGCCCGTCGGGGATAAAAGCATGGTACTGGATGCAATTGCGCGTGAGCGGCGATCGGAGCTGTTTTGCGAATGGGGCAACCGCTGGTTTGACCTGAAGCGTACAGGCAAGGCGGATGCGGTGCTGTCCGGTTTGAAGCCAGGCTGGGCAGGAACAGCAAAGTTATTTCCCATACCACAGCTGGAGCTTACCGCTGATCCGAACCTGGTGCAGAACCCGGGATATTGA
- a CDS encoding SusC/RagA family TonB-linked outer membrane protein produces MKYFLLLGGLIASFTGYAQTLTGTVQDEERQPLPAVTITVKHNGMQTLTDEFGRFTVDDADSGTVLIVTAVAMEEQEIASGGSKDVTITLHRKASALDEVQVVAYGTNTQRYNLGSVTKIKAEDIEKQAVSNPLTALQGRSPGLVINATSGVPGGGYTVQVRGQNTITTNLGAVQGIDNPLFIVDGVPFAPQNANINQFSSVIAPGAGRDVANPYGGLSPFASIAPADIESIEILRDADATAIYGSKGGNGVILITTKKGKEGKTTLDVSVRTGISFVPKGMPMASTQQYLAARREAFKNDGLTPSVDPAAKAYAPDLLIFDSKRNINWKDRFSQAAWNTNVNTSLSGGNKNTQFRFGASYSNNQFTFPGDFLDQHLGALLGLHHNTNDRKFSFDLSANYSYGSNNTSSATDLLLTATLPPNFPEPVNPDGSLLWRYKGVSLDGGGTAFNPYAYLKRKYETKSNMLNSNVLLSYQPVTGLYLKSSFGISTLGSNEYSAYPLASQNPDDAPIATAQFGTNSYTTWIIEPQAEYKRGFGRLSGSIMLGSTFQQNQHKSTEMYGSGFVSDELIKSISGAAEKSASDQFSEYRYAALFGRLKLNYSDKYLLSLNFRRDGSSRFGPGKQFGNFGSVGAGWLFREEQFVKDNLSFLSYGKIRASYGVAGSDAIGDYNFLSRWQPSQYSYNGESGYYPLNLYNPGFSWASTKKLEIGLELGFAGDRVLFTAAWYRNRSGNQLVNYSLPAITGFSTVLQNWNALVENTGLELMLQGTVIKREKFSWNASFNITLPKNKLLSFPGLEESAYATTYQEGMPLGALYKYRYAGVDPATGLFQFYKKDGTLTSKPEDAGNGDFNDRSYIGSRDPKFYGGLMNSITYGRLQLDIFLEFRKQMGINYLGQAYTRAPGQKFNFPAALLDRWQKEGDAAAFQKYSSSAGSEAGRTARYFVESDAVYSDASFLKVRTIALSYDLPVTKIRKPKMSTLRLFITAQNLFTITGYKGNDPETQSFYGVPPLKSFTGGLQLKF; encoded by the coding sequence ATGAAGTACTTTTTATTATTGGGGGGCCTTATTGCTTCCTTTACCGGTTACGCACAAACGTTGACCGGCACCGTTCAGGACGAAGAACGGCAGCCGCTGCCTGCTGTTACGATCACTGTAAAACACAACGGTATGCAGACCCTTACCGATGAGTTCGGACGGTTTACTGTGGACGACGCCGATAGCGGCACTGTGCTGATCGTTACCGCTGTAGCAATGGAGGAACAGGAAATAGCATCAGGGGGGAGCAAAGACGTAACGATCACGCTGCACCGCAAAGCCTCCGCGCTGGACGAAGTGCAGGTAGTGGCCTATGGAACAAACACCCAGCGCTATAATTTAGGTTCCGTAACCAAGATCAAAGCTGAGGACATAGAAAAGCAAGCCGTCTCTAATCCGCTGACCGCTCTGCAGGGCAGGTCGCCGGGCCTGGTGATCAACGCCACCAGCGGCGTACCCGGCGGCGGTTATACGGTACAGGTTAGGGGGCAGAACACGATCACGACAAACCTGGGCGCTGTGCAAGGGATCGATAACCCGCTTTTTATTGTTGACGGCGTGCCCTTTGCGCCGCAAAACGCCAATATCAACCAATTCTCCTCCGTGATCGCGCCGGGCGCTGGCCGGGATGTCGCTAATCCCTACGGCGGTCTCAGTCCCTTTGCCAGCATCGCCCCCGCTGATATTGAAAGCATAGAGATCCTGCGGGATGCGGACGCAACAGCTATCTATGGCTCCAAAGGTGGCAATGGGGTGATCCTGATCACGACCAAGAAAGGCAAAGAGGGTAAAACAACGCTGGATGTAAGCGTACGCACGGGTATTTCTTTTGTACCAAAAGGAATGCCGATGGCCAGCACGCAACAATATCTTGCAGCAAGGAGGGAAGCGTTTAAGAATGATGGTTTAACCCCCTCTGTTGATCCCGCAGCAAAAGCCTATGCGCCTGATCTGCTTATATTCGATTCAAAGAGGAATATTAACTGGAAGGACCGTTTTTCGCAGGCAGCCTGGAATACAAATGTCAATACTTCACTAAGCGGCGGCAACAAAAATACCCAGTTCCGTTTTGGGGCCAGCTATAGCAATAACCAGTTTACTTTTCCCGGTGACTTTTTAGACCAACACCTGGGCGCACTCCTGGGGCTGCATCATAATACCAATGACCGGAAATTTTCGTTCGACCTGTCTGCTAATTACAGCTATGGCAGCAACAATACCTCTTCTGCTACCGATCTGCTGCTGACGGCAACCCTGCCGCCTAATTTCCCGGAGCCGGTAAACCCGGACGGTAGCCTGTTATGGCGTTACAAAGGCGTTTCGCTTGATGGCGGCGGCACCGCCTTTAACCCCTATGCTTACCTGAAGAGAAAATACGAGACCAAAAGCAATATGCTCAACAGCAATGTCCTGTTGAGCTACCAGCCGGTAACCGGCCTCTACCTGAAGTCCAGCTTCGGTATCAGCACCCTTGGCAGCAATGAGTACTCCGCTTACCCGCTAGCCTCGCAAAACCCTGACGATGCGCCGATCGCTACAGCGCAGTTCGGTACCAATAGTTATACTACCTGGATCATAGAGCCGCAGGCGGAATACAAAAGAGGCTTTGGCCGCTTAAGCGGCAGCATCATGCTTGGCAGTACCTTCCAGCAGAATCAGCACAAGAGCACGGAAATGTATGGTTCAGGCTTTGTAAGCGATGAGCTGATCAAGTCCATTTCCGGCGCAGCAGAAAAGAGCGCTTCTGACCAGTTTTCTGAATACCGCTATGCTGCCCTGTTCGGCAGACTGAAGCTCAACTATAGCGATAAATACCTGCTCAGCCTGAACTTTCGGCGGGATGGCAGCAGCCGGTTTGGGCCAGGCAAACAATTTGGCAATTTTGGTTCTGTGGGGGCGGGTTGGCTCTTCCGAGAGGAGCAGTTTGTAAAAGACAATCTTAGCTTTCTGAGCTACGGTAAGATCAGGGCCAGCTATGGCGTAGCCGGTTCGGACGCTATCGGTGATTATAATTTCCTTTCCCGCTGGCAGCCTTCTCAATACAGCTATAACGGGGAGAGCGGCTACTATCCCCTCAACTTGTATAACCCCGGTTTTAGCTGGGCCAGCACCAAAAAACTGGAGATCGGTTTAGAGCTGGGCTTTGCAGGAGACCGGGTACTCTTTACTGCTGCCTGGTACCGCAACCGTTCCGGCAACCAATTGGTGAATTACTCGCTGCCGGCCATCACCGGTTTTAGTACCGTACTACAAAACTGGAATGCGTTGGTAGAGAATACCGGCCTGGAGCTGATGCTGCAAGGCACGGTAATTAAGCGGGAAAAGTTCAGCTGGAATGCTTCCTTTAATATCACCCTACCAAAGAACAAGCTGCTTTCCTTCCCCGGGCTGGAAGAGTCAGCCTATGCAACCACCTACCAGGAAGGCATGCCATTAGGTGCACTGTATAAGTACCGTTATGCTGGTGTTGACCCGGCCACCGGTTTATTTCAATTCTATAAAAAGGACGGAACGCTGACCAGCAAACCGGAAGATGCTGGCAACGGAGATTTCAATGACCGGTCTTATATCGGCAGCCGCGATCCTAAGTTTTACGGTGGGCTGATGAACAGCATTACCTATGGCAGGCTGCAGCTGGATATATTCCTCGAGTTCAGAAAGCAAATGGGCATCAATTACCTGGGACAGGCTTACACTCGTGCGCCAGGTCAGAAATTTAATTTTCCTGCTGCCCTGCTGGATCGCTGGCAAAAGGAAGGCGACGCGGCCGCCTTCCAGAAATACAGCAGCAGCGCCGGTAGCGAAGCAGGCAGGACAGCCCGGTATTTTGTGGAGTCGGACGCGGTATACAGCGATGCTTCCTTTCTAAAAGTAAGAACGATCGCCCTGTCCTATGACCTGCCCGTCACCAAAATAAGGAAACCCAAAATGAGCACGCTACGCCTTTTTATCACCGCCCAAAACCTGTTTACGATTACCGGGTATAAAGGCAATGATCCCGAAACGCAAAGCTTTTACGGCGTACCGCCGCTAAAATCCTTTACCGGTGGTTTGCAACTTAAATTTTAG
- a CDS encoding TlpA family protein disulfide reductase translates to MNVYHVTGSPCPKPNLMRLLVAASIPFFSLPKSLPAQLKGGDGIPPAVWTAPLEVANHPEGKTTVRLADYKDKLILLDFWATWCTTCTQKMPVLYKMQIGRRDSVTVLLVNSTTTKDDPAKVEHFLKKRSDAYRFMSVVSDTLLSGLFPHDALPHYALLKNGRVIQVATAEDIAATGIEKFIGSSGKAIVQQPVFAYDPGQPLFKEGNGGPRPACVYSSILTRYLPGVHNSGGPSANEQGLITKLTYVNVTMMQLFRFAYPEFLRISRARTVLKQSDTALFAETGREDDIYYTYEMEIPPMPYEQARQLMQKDLERYFSLTVTRSQQTVPCWVLKAVSPQKAISAAKGQSRWTNMYEHLDVPVYFNNDQLRNLLKHLEEANNEPFIDETGITEPVTLTLPANLRDIKALQENLSAQGFKLVKENKAIDVVTIADKH, encoded by the coding sequence ATGAACGTTTACCACGTAACGGGCAGTCCATGCCCGAAGCCAAACCTCATGCGCTTACTGGTCGCAGCAAGTATTCCCTTTTTTAGTTTGCCCAAATCCCTACCTGCGCAGCTAAAGGGCGGTGACGGGATTCCCCCCGCAGTATGGACGGCGCCGCTTGAGGTTGCCAACCATCCTGAAGGCAAAACCACGGTAAGGCTTGCCGATTATAAAGACAAGCTGATCCTGCTGGACTTCTGGGCTACCTGGTGTACTACCTGTACGCAAAAAATGCCGGTGCTGTATAAAATGCAAATAGGCAGGCGGGACAGCGTTACCGTCCTGCTCGTCAATAGCACGACAACGAAAGACGATCCGGCAAAAGTGGAGCATTTTCTAAAAAAACGCAGCGATGCCTACCGGTTTATGTCCGTGGTGAGCGATACCCTGCTTTCCGGTTTGTTTCCACACGATGCATTACCGCATTATGCGCTCCTGAAAAATGGCCGGGTGATACAGGTAGCGACAGCGGAAGATATAGCCGCCACCGGGATCGAAAAGTTCATTGGCAGCAGCGGCAAGGCGATAGTACAACAACCCGTTTTTGCTTATGATCCCGGCCAACCACTCTTTAAAGAGGGCAATGGCGGCCCGAGGCCGGCCTGTGTGTATAGCTCCATTCTTACCCGCTACCTGCCCGGTGTTCACAACAGTGGTGGCCCTTCTGCAAATGAACAGGGGCTTATAACCAAGCTCACCTATGTGAATGTGACCATGATGCAGCTCTTTCGCTTTGCCTATCCCGAATTTTTGAGGATCAGCCGGGCCAGGACAGTGTTGAAGCAGTCGGATACCGCATTGTTCGCGGAAACAGGCAGAGAGGACGATATATATTATACCTACGAGATGGAAATACCCCCCATGCCTTACGAGCAGGCGCGGCAGCTGATGCAAAAGGACCTGGAACGATACTTTTCATTGACGGTAACCCGCTCACAACAGACCGTGCCCTGCTGGGTGCTGAAGGCGGTAAGCCCGCAAAAAGCGATCAGCGCAGCAAAAGGCCAATCGCGCTGGACCAATATGTATGAACACCTGGACGTGCCGGTTTACTTCAATAACGACCAGTTGCGCAACCTGCTGAAGCACCTGGAAGAGGCCAATAACGAGCCATTTATTGACGAGACCGGCATAACCGAACCGGTAACGCTGACGCTGCCCGCCAACCTGCGCGATATAAAGGCGCTACAGGAAAACCTTTCTGCCCAGGGCTTTAAGCTGGTGAAAGAAAACAAAGCAATTGATGTGGTAACGATTGCTGATAAACACTAA
- a CDS encoding helix-turn-helix transcriptional regulator, translated as MISENQRFRNIIRKYREHFNLTQNDMAKLMGIKESAYRMMENGRGNIDMDKIQLIARVYGLKTWELINPAQRIPGQEQLPPQTRKLVVANKDIIRVPRDMGLQLPEKINSVLDSGKLPEEFTSSDIWSLLAENTRKKVKTTRITDLLTKGTLKAKVEETDSKRSREKLYRLK; from the coding sequence TTGATTTCAGAAAACCAACGATTCAGAAACATTATCCGGAAATACCGTGAGCATTTCAACTTGACCCAGAACGACATGGCTAAACTTATGGGCATTAAGGAAAGCGCTTACAGGATGATGGAGAATGGGCGGGGCAATATAGACATGGATAAAATTCAACTGATCGCAAGGGTTTATGGCTTAAAGACGTGGGAATTGATAAATCCCGCTCAAAGGATACCGGGGCAAGAACAGCTGCCGCCTCAAACACGGAAACTTGTCGTTGCCAACAAAGATATCATCAGGGTACCTAGGGACATGGGATTGCAGCTACCTGAAAAAATAAACTCCGTATTAGATTCCGGTAAACTGCCGGAGGAATTTACATCGTCGGATATCTGGTCGCTGCTCGCTGAAAACACAAGAAAGAAAGTAAAAACAACGCGGATAACGGATCTGCTAACTAAGGGTACTCTAAAGGCTAAGGTCGAAGAAACAGATTCAAAAAGAAGCCGGGAAAAACTTTACCGACTGAAGTAA
- a CDS encoding ATP-binding protein: MSRIQILNFGPIKDGNHANEGWIDLAKVTIFIGNQGSGKSTVAKLISTFSWMEKALIRGDFSQKELERKNKLKSKFLVYHRLEEYLKDNTSISYEGDAYCINYSRGFLQISENTASNGRYALPQIMYVPAERNFLSYLKKAREIKLSSAALQEFLVEFDNAKNNMKGALKLPLNNNTQLEYHKLTDTLYIKGDDYRIKLGDASSGYQSLVPLNIVSDYLANRVKRTASEKDEPMTLDEMNRFRKSIGQIIANNSLTEEQRRIAISELSNKFNKTAFINIVEEPEQNLFPTSQQGTLYALLSANNLSGANKLVITTHSPYTINYLSIAIQAGQLTEKIEQAYNDQSHTITLSDAPRNQLQSRVNAIVPKSAMLRATDLHVYELNETDGTISRLGDYDGIPSDENYLNRSLRAGNELFDKLLEIEEEL, translated from the coding sequence ATGAGTAGGATACAAATCTTAAACTTTGGACCAATTAAAGATGGCAACCATGCAAACGAGGGTTGGATAGACCTTGCAAAGGTGACCATTTTTATAGGCAACCAGGGATCGGGCAAAAGCACTGTAGCTAAGCTGATATCTACCTTTAGCTGGATGGAGAAAGCGCTCATTCGCGGCGATTTTTCCCAGAAAGAGCTGGAGCGTAAAAATAAACTCAAAAGCAAGTTTCTGGTGTACCACCGTTTAGAGGAATATCTTAAAGATAATACCAGCATCAGCTACGAAGGGGATGCTTACTGCATTAATTATAGCAGAGGCTTTTTACAAATTTCTGAAAATACGGCATCAAACGGCCGGTATGCGCTGCCGCAGATCATGTACGTACCGGCGGAACGCAATTTTCTTTCTTACCTGAAAAAGGCAAGGGAAATAAAGTTGTCCTCTGCTGCTTTGCAGGAATTTCTTGTGGAGTTTGATAACGCCAAGAACAACATGAAGGGGGCTTTAAAGCTACCGCTGAATAATAATACCCAGCTGGAATACCATAAGCTGACGGATACACTTTATATAAAAGGAGACGATTACCGGATAAAACTGGGAGATGCATCCAGCGGATACCAGTCGCTTGTACCGCTCAATATTGTGTCGGACTACCTGGCTAACAGAGTAAAACGGACTGCATCTGAAAAAGACGAGCCTATGACTCTGGATGAAATGAACCGTTTTAGAAAAAGCATCGGACAAATAATTGCCAACAACAGCCTTACAGAGGAGCAGCGCCGAATTGCCATATCGGAACTGTCTAATAAATTTAATAAGACAGCTTTTATTAATATAGTGGAAGAACCGGAGCAGAACCTCTTCCCTACATCGCAACAGGGCACCTTGTATGCGCTGCTTTCTGCAAACAATCTGAGCGGGGCAAATAAGTTGGTAATCACTACACATAGCCCATATACCATCAACTACCTAAGCATTGCCATTCAAGCGGGGCAACTGACGGAAAAGATCGAGCAGGCCTACAATGATCAATCCCATACAATCACTTTAAGCGATGCCCCAAGAAATCAATTACAAAGCCGGGTAAATGCTATTGTGCCCAAATCTGCGATGTTGCGGGCTACGGATCTGCACGTGTATGAGCTGAATGAGACTGACGGAACAATCAGCAGACTTGGCGACTACGATGGTATTCCATCTGATGAAAATTATCTTAACCGCAGCCTACGCGCTGGGAACGAACTTTTTGACAAACTACTGGAAATAGAGGAGGAATTGTAA
- a CDS encoding M43 family zinc metalloprotease — MKLKMIALFSLLCLSIFQSCNKQKDSRINPADTESKASKKKLMNQTGLLECRTPDSLENQDFEKLAPNRRSLLTVPAYCINVSIHIVRETNGTGGFNGAFADDIIQNLNDAYNYRRIYFYKASVDYIDNSTYYSLDVNTATNEFPGLIGINNNANALNLYLVSSISDVDGAYAGLAEDIPSKNAAIDQSVALQATTMHEVGHCLNLFHTHRGRGCADTGACQEATDGSNCTTCGDFVCDTPADPCLSGQVNSACTFTGTGFSPLTNNFMSYSTQACRTAFTNGQESRMHAALDAASVLQPIKKSTCDVPEITGPSDACKPTVYTLSSVPSGATVVWSASRPGAVTFSNQTSNTITVTQVDGEYGSVLLWARITTSGQSISVWKAVYLPTPNAPSIALNPASSSCLTWNTERNFAAGYTTTGPWQDINTHPDAAEVDWKIYDYSTSPATMITSYTKTNSTVLGNSIYLWLHSNSSQYVIEIVCRAKDKCGNWNSWSPGHAYFIKQSCTSFMALDVTYDSKAKGHNIGFSSDYNNLRSILAGNKNRHAKMTNDFDLSIYNSAGNRIFHNEKATTPRTFLRGLTSGNYKIVLLQDGNIYEQALNVK; from the coding sequence ATGAAACTAAAAATGATTGCACTTTTCAGCCTGCTCTGCTTATCTATTTTTCAGAGTTGTAATAAGCAAAAAGATAGCCGCATCAATCCGGCTGACACTGAATCAAAGGCCTCAAAAAAGAAACTGATGAATCAAACTGGGTTGCTTGAATGTCGTACGCCCGACTCTCTCGAAAATCAGGATTTTGAAAAGCTCGCTCCAAATCGACGTAGTCTGCTGACAGTTCCTGCTTACTGCATTAATGTTTCCATCCATATTGTACGCGAAACAAATGGAACCGGCGGTTTTAATGGCGCATTCGCCGATGACATAATCCAAAATTTAAATGATGCTTATAATTATCGAAGAATATATTTTTATAAAGCCAGCGTAGATTATATAGACAACTCAACATATTATAGTTTGGATGTAAACACCGCAACGAATGAATTTCCAGGTCTTATAGGGATAAATAATAACGCAAACGCCTTGAATTTATACTTGGTGTCAAGTATCTCTGATGTTGATGGTGCATATGCCGGACTGGCTGAGGATATCCCTTCAAAAAATGCTGCAATAGATCAATCTGTTGCGCTTCAGGCTACCACAATGCATGAGGTAGGGCATTGCCTGAATCTCTTTCATACACATAGAGGGCGGGGATGTGCAGACACAGGAGCCTGCCAGGAGGCAACTGACGGAAGTAATTGCACGACATGTGGTGATTTTGTATGCGATACTCCCGCCGACCCTTGTTTAAGCGGGCAGGTTAACAGTGCTTGTACTTTTACGGGTACGGGTTTTTCACCTTTGACAAATAACTTCATGTCTTATTCGACTCAGGCATGCAGGACTGCATTTACAAATGGTCAGGAAAGCCGGATGCATGCCGCATTAGATGCCGCCTCAGTTTTGCAACCTATTAAAAAGTCCACTTGTGATGTTCCAGAAATAACTGGTCCTAGCGATGCTTGTAAGCCGACAGTATATACTTTAAGCAGCGTACCCTCCGGTGCAACTGTTGTTTGGAGTGCAAGCAGACCGGGTGCTGTAACATTTAGTAATCAAACTTCCAATACTATAACAGTAACACAGGTGGACGGAGAATACGGATCAGTTCTTTTATGGGCAAGAATTACAACTAGCGGCCAAAGCATAAGTGTTTGGAAAGCCGTGTATTTACCAACGCCCAACGCACCCAGTATCGCGCTAAATCCAGCATCATCCTCTTGTTTAACCTGGAATACCGAAAGGAATTTTGCTGCTGGTTATACAACTACAGGTCCGTGGCAGGACATTAACACCCATCCGGATGCAGCGGAGGTTGATTGGAAAATATACGATTATTCGACGAGCCCAGCCACTATGATTACCAGCTATACAAAAACGAACTCTACAGTACTTGGAAATTCCATATATCTCTGGTTACATAGTAACTCGTCTCAATACGTTATCGAGATCGTATGCAGAGCCAAGGATAAATGCGGCAACTGGAATTCATGGAGTCCCGGACATGCCTATTTCATTAAGCAATCCTGTACATCTTTTATGGCGTTGGATGTAACCTACGATTCAAAGGCCAAAGGCCATAATATTGGCTTTTCTTCCGACTATAATAACTTAAGATCTATTTTGGCGGGTAATAAAAACAGGCATGCAAAAATGACCAATGATTTTGATCTTTCTATCTATAACAGCGCCGGAAACCGTATTTTTCACAATGAAAAGGCCACAACCCCCCGTACTTTTTTAAGGGGCCTGACGTCTGGCAATTATAAAATAGTACTTTTACAAGACGGTAACATTTATGAACAAGCCCTAAATGTTAAATAA
- a CDS encoding SMI1/KNR4 family protein produces the protein MMKQEIERISQKLQLLRDADPDLVLFGAKKHKYRLNDPLPAEVLAQFEAAHSIKLPEGFSDFYTTLGNGGAGPFYGLEPLENVLFSDLDYKRADSLLDPSVPFAHTQPWNRSFTPTVQEEESELRFETEHEAFYKAYYSSEQMNGVLAICNYGCGISLNLVVNGPEYGNMWTDDRGNDAGIYPSTEFGNEEKINFLDWYELWLDSALVEAKEKYARRTPK, from the coding sequence ATGATGAAACAAGAAATAGAGCGAATCAGCCAGAAATTACAGTTGCTTAGGGATGCAGATCCCGACCTGGTCCTTTTCGGCGCTAAAAAGCATAAGTACCGGTTGAATGATCCCCTGCCAGCTGAAGTGCTGGCGCAATTTGAAGCGGCACATAGCATTAAGCTGCCGGAAGGCTTTTCTGATTTTTATACAACATTGGGAAATGGGGGCGCGGGGCCGTTTTACGGGTTGGAGCCTTTGGAAAATGTTTTGTTTAGTGATCTTGACTACAAAAGGGCAGACAGCCTGCTCGACCCATCCGTACCGTTTGCCCATACCCAACCCTGGAATAGGAGCTTTACGCCTACTGTACAGGAAGAGGAAAGCGAGTTGCGATTTGAAACAGAACACGAAGCCTTTTACAAGGCATATTATTCCAGCGAACAGATGAACGGCGTATTGGCAATCTGCAATTACGGCTGCGGTATTAGCCTGAACCTGGTGGTGAACGGGCCGGAATACGGTAACATGTGGACCGACGACCGGGGAAATGACGCAGGTATTTATCCGTCAACCGAATTTGGCAATGAAGAAAAAATTAATTTTCTGGATTGGTATGAGCTATGGCTCGATTCCGCGCTTGTCGAAGCCAAAGAGAAGTACGCCAGGCGTACACCAAAATAA